From a single Streptomyces sp. 1331.2 genomic region:
- a CDS encoding GNAT family N-acetyltransferase, with translation MQLRVQVRVHDTLAAVPAADWAAVAAGAGLYASHLWLSLVEQETPGRCRYLLAHDDTGLAGALPVYLTADEPNRYYHPGAVFRAAAPGPDGGYCVAGGRSGYRTEVLLADRLTEAGRRATVAALLDRLAELAAAEGRSHAYLLHLTERGLRQVTGYAGDLTPVVGYSGDAWLPAPGRDFEDYLAALSPTRRKTTRKELRRYAAHGLSTVRADPARELDLIARFARLGNEKYGVEEDEAELRTRFERQYAALGDHGVLFVCRRGPVPVGMALAYRWGDWLYLRASGFDHDAAAGAYPYFNVVIYEPLRYCYENGLRGLHLGSGSHDAKAARGARIGPLGSVALPAAGAPRTDPAAPTARRGVRRYWEQQFATVPHLLDQDLWRPWLGR, from the coding sequence ATGCAGCTACGGGTCCAGGTGCGGGTGCACGACACCCTCGCGGCGGTGCCGGCGGCCGACTGGGCGGCGGTGGCCGCCGGTGCCGGGCTGTACGCCTCCCACCTGTGGCTGAGCCTGGTCGAGCAGGAGACCCCGGGGCGGTGCCGCTACCTGCTGGCCCACGACGACACCGGGCTCGCCGGCGCCCTGCCGGTCTACCTGACGGCCGACGAGCCCAACCGCTACTACCACCCGGGTGCCGTCTTCCGCGCCGCCGCCCCCGGCCCGGACGGCGGGTACTGCGTGGCCGGCGGCCGCAGCGGCTACCGCACCGAGGTGCTGCTCGCCGACCGGCTCACCGAGGCCGGGCGGCGCGCCACCGTCGCCGCCCTGCTCGACCGGCTGGCCGAACTCGCCGCGGCCGAGGGCCGCTCGCACGCCTACCTCCTCCACCTCACCGAGCGCGGCCTGCGCCAGGTCACCGGGTACGCCGGCGACCTCACCCCGGTCGTCGGCTACAGCGGCGACGCCTGGCTGCCCGCCCCCGGGCGCGACTTCGAGGACTACCTCGCCGCCCTCAGCCCCACCCGGCGCAAGACCACCCGCAAGGAACTGCGCCGCTACGCCGCCCACGGCCTGAGCACCGTCCGTGCCGACCCGGCCCGGGAACTCGACCTGATCGCGCGCTTCGCCCGGCTGGGCAACGAGAAGTACGGGGTCGAGGAGGACGAGGCCGAACTGCGCACCCGCTTCGAGCGCCAGTACGCGGCCCTCGGCGACCACGGCGTGCTGTTCGTCTGCCGGCGCGGGCCGGTACCGGTCGGGATGGCGCTCGCCTACCGCTGGGGCGACTGGCTTTACCTGCGCGCCTCCGGCTTCGACCACGACGCGGCCGCCGGCGCCTACCCGTACTTCAACGTGGTGATCTACGAGCCGCTGCGGTACTGCTACGAGAACGGCCTGCGCGGCCTCCACCTGGGCTCCGGCTCCCACGACGCCAAGGCCGCCCGCGGGGCCCGGATCGGCCCGCTCGGCTCGGTGGCACTGCCCGCGGCCGGCGCTCCCCGCACCGACCCGGCCGCGCCCACCGCGCGCCGGGGCGTACGGCGGTACTGGGAGCAGCAGTTCGCGACCGTGCCGCACCTGCTGGACCAGGACCTGTGGCGGCCGTGGCTCGGCCGCTGA
- a CDS encoding class I SAM-dependent methyltransferase produces the protein MDEPTWDADQAARYDTEHARIDTPLTVAYLAELSGGGDVLEFGVGTGRLAVPLAGKARSVLGVDNSAEMLAAARHRPLPDNLALALGDAQTWTTERRFDLVLCVYNLLLHFTTQDAQLAVVRNAAAHLAPGGHLVVENLHPPLRAMEEGERISTLRLAGAGMAISTQRFDWKSLLLDQSVLYVDEDGHRVRQIAQRMLLPSEQDLMARLAGLRLVRRIANWRGGPWRADSSAPAASNVISVYRRAE, from the coding sequence ATGGACGAACCCACCTGGGACGCCGATCAGGCCGCCCGGTACGACACCGAGCACGCCCGGATCGACACCCCGCTCACCGTCGCCTACCTCGCCGAACTGTCGGGCGGCGGCGACGTGCTGGAGTTCGGCGTCGGCACCGGCCGGCTGGCCGTCCCGCTCGCCGGGAAGGCCCGCAGCGTGCTCGGCGTGGACAACTCGGCCGAGATGCTGGCCGCGGCCCGCCACCGGCCACTGCCGGACAACCTGGCCCTCGCCCTGGGCGACGCGCAGACCTGGACCACCGAGCGCCGCTTCGACCTGGTGCTCTGCGTCTACAACCTGCTGCTGCACTTCACCACCCAGGACGCCCAGCTCGCCGTCGTCCGCAACGCCGCCGCCCACCTCGCGCCCGGCGGGCACCTGGTGGTGGAGAACCTGCACCCGCCGCTGCGGGCGATGGAGGAGGGCGAGCGGATCAGCACCCTGCGGCTGGCCGGCGCCGGCATGGCGATCAGCACCCAGCGCTTCGACTGGAAGTCGCTGCTGCTGGACCAGAGCGTGCTCTACGTCGACGAGGACGGGCACCGCGTCCGGCAGATCGCCCAGCGGATGCTGCTGCCCTCGGAACAGGACCTGATGGCCCGGCTGGCCGGGCTGCGCCTGGTCCGGCGGATCGCCAACTGGCGCGGCGGCCCCTGGCGCGCGGACTCCAGCGCCCCGGCGGCCAGCAACGTCATCTCCGTCTACCGGCGGGCCGAGTGA